The Pseudarthrobacter sulfonivorans genome includes a window with the following:
- a CDS encoding trehalase-like domain-containing protein — translation MATPLNQSVADSALLTRSLPLGLLRTFIQSDLADEGFTPTLLAELKVLARVPGLLVACNYGGTLCDAEGISTETLPLGSAAIALRALAALPNTHAAVISGRSLRDLAAVSRLPAEVHLIGSHGAESDMAFAHVQDLATEATLHKVGTALTEAVGFQEGIWIERKPVAVSVHTRPASPAVVQVVTETAREIARAHGLFFIVDGSVLDLSVMEPSKADALENLRSRLGASAALYAGDAHSDELAIATLRGPDLGLRVGPGETRASHRLRDPESFARILALLFELRRAWLFGEDAVGLERHTLIGNGSATALVTPDAKVCWMSHPLPDSGSLFAHILGGDAAGHFSVEPVTSSQVLGQRYVDSTMIVETRWADVTVTDYLEPAPEGITSLVRVLSGTGGAKIVFAPRPDYANAPFSMEARGDELHVVGTSDPIFLFAPGVSFTVTSDGLHATATASVNLQDGPVVLNLRCGDTEPALADPCRETDRRAGVALHSRRWVQELELPSVKPSLVRRSALVLRALVHEPTGAVLAAPTTSLPEGIGGTRNWDYRYCWLRDGSMTVNALVDLGSTAEAAGFLSWLGRILEHAPGPEWLHPLYSVTGAPLSTEAVIDSLPGYAGSRPVRIGNAADHQVQLDVFGPVAELIHGVSSRNGALEDDHWDLLVQMAAAVLARWHEPDHGIWEARRPPRHHVYTKVMCWVTLDRALRTADRHGRTPDPSWEPTARTIREEVLREGWDDSAASYTVAYDSPDLDAAVLHIGLSGLLDVTDQRFLDTVTAVERELRVGPTVFRYRYDDGLPGLEGGFHICTTWLIEAYVAVGRIEEAWDLFDQLVNLFGPTGLLPEEYDPSTETHLGNHPQAYSHLGFIRCARILDRHKPEAKRT, via the coding sequence ATGGCTACGCCGTTGAACCAGAGCGTGGCGGATTCCGCCCTGCTGACCAGATCGCTGCCGCTGGGCCTGCTGCGGACGTTCATCCAGTCGGACCTGGCAGACGAAGGGTTCACCCCCACCCTCCTGGCCGAACTGAAGGTCCTGGCCCGTGTCCCCGGGCTGCTCGTGGCCTGCAACTACGGCGGAACACTGTGCGACGCGGAGGGAATCTCCACCGAGACCCTTCCCCTGGGGAGCGCCGCGATCGCGCTCCGCGCCCTGGCCGCCCTGCCCAACACCCATGCCGCCGTCATCTCGGGGCGCTCGCTGCGTGACCTCGCCGCTGTGTCACGGCTGCCCGCGGAGGTGCATCTCATCGGATCGCACGGCGCGGAGTCGGACATGGCCTTCGCCCACGTCCAGGACCTCGCCACCGAAGCCACGCTCCACAAGGTAGGCACCGCCCTGACTGAGGCCGTGGGTTTCCAGGAGGGCATCTGGATCGAGCGGAAGCCGGTGGCCGTGTCCGTGCACACCCGGCCGGCCTCGCCGGCGGTGGTGCAGGTGGTGACGGAAACGGCCCGGGAGATCGCCAGGGCCCATGGGCTGTTCTTCATCGTGGACGGTTCGGTCCTGGACCTCTCGGTAATGGAACCGTCCAAGGCGGACGCCCTGGAAAATCTCCGGTCCCGGCTGGGCGCGAGTGCTGCGCTGTACGCAGGGGACGCCCACAGCGACGAACTGGCCATCGCCACGCTCCGCGGCCCGGACCTGGGGTTACGCGTGGGGCCGGGGGAGACCCGTGCTTCCCACCGGCTGCGGGATCCGGAATCCTTCGCCCGCATCCTTGCCCTCCTGTTCGAGCTGCGGCGGGCCTGGCTTTTCGGCGAGGACGCCGTGGGGCTCGAGCGGCACACGCTGATCGGCAACGGATCCGCCACCGCTTTGGTCACGCCGGATGCCAAGGTCTGCTGGATGAGCCACCCGCTCCCGGATTCAGGGTCGCTGTTCGCCCACATCCTGGGCGGCGACGCCGCCGGGCACTTCTCCGTTGAACCGGTCACGTCCTCGCAGGTTCTGGGCCAGCGCTACGTGGACAGCACCATGATCGTGGAGACGCGCTGGGCGGACGTGACCGTCACGGACTACCTGGAGCCGGCACCTGAAGGGATCACCAGCCTGGTCCGAGTGCTCTCCGGAACCGGCGGCGCCAAGATCGTCTTCGCACCCCGGCCGGACTACGCCAACGCGCCGTTCAGCATGGAAGCCCGCGGCGATGAACTCCATGTGGTGGGAACCTCCGATCCCATCTTCCTTTTTGCCCCGGGCGTCAGCTTCACCGTCACCTCGGACGGCCTCCACGCCACCGCCACCGCTTCGGTCAACCTCCAGGACGGGCCTGTGGTCCTCAACCTGCGCTGCGGCGACACCGAGCCCGCGTTGGCGGACCCCTGCCGGGAGACGGACCGGCGGGCGGGGGTGGCGCTCCACTCCCGCCGCTGGGTGCAGGAACTGGAGCTGCCCTCGGTGAAGCCATCGCTGGTCCGCCGCTCGGCGCTGGTACTCCGGGCACTCGTGCACGAGCCCACGGGTGCCGTGCTGGCCGCGCCCACCACGTCGCTGCCCGAAGGAATCGGCGGCACACGGAACTGGGATTACCGCTACTGCTGGCTGCGGGACGGGTCCATGACGGTGAACGCGCTGGTGGACCTGGGCTCCACAGCGGAGGCGGCCGGTTTCCTGAGCTGGCTGGGCCGGATCCTCGAACATGCGCCGGGCCCGGAATGGCTGCATCCGCTGTACTCGGTGACGGGGGCGCCGCTGTCCACGGAGGCCGTCATCGACAGCCTGCCCGGGTATGCGGGGTCCCGGCCGGTCCGGATCGGCAACGCCGCGGACCACCAGGTCCAGCTGGATGTCTTCGGACCGGTGGCGGAACTGATCCACGGCGTCAGTTCGCGCAATGGTGCCCTCGAGGACGACCATTGGGATCTGTTGGTGCAGATGGCGGCCGCCGTCCTGGCCCGGTGGCATGAGCCTGACCATGGCATCTGGGAAGCACGGCGGCCGCCGCGGCACCACGTCTACACCAAGGTGATGTGCTGGGTGACCCTGGACCGCGCACTGCGGACCGCCGACCGGCACGGCAGGACGCCGGATCCGTCGTGGGAACCCACGGCCCGGACCATCAGGGAGGAAGTCCTGCGCGAAGGCTGGGATGATTCGGCCGCGTCCTATACGGTGGCCTACGACAGCCCCGACCTGGATGCGGCCGTCCTGCACATCGGGCTCTCCGGCCTGCTGGATGTCACTGACCAGCGGTTCCTGGACACCGTCACCGCCGTGGAACGGGAACTGCGGGTGGGTCCCACCGTGTTCCGGTACAGGTACGACGACGGCCTGCCGGGTTTGGAGGGCGGCTTCCACATCTGCACTACCTGGCTGATTGAGGCGTACGTTGCGGTCGGCAGGATCGAGGAGGCCTGGGACCTGTTCGACCAGTTGGTGAACCTCTTCGGCCCCACCGGCCTGCTGCCCGAAGAATACGATCCCAGTACGGAGACGCATCTCGGGAACCACCCGCAGGCCTACTCGCACCTGGGGTTCATCCGCTGCGCCCGGATCCTGGACCGGCACAAGCCAGAGGCCAAAAGGACATAA
- a CDS encoding AEC family transporter, whose product MVGVLQGFFVVWFIIMVGWFVGRRRILGDNARQVLSGLTFFVASPALLFETLSKAQLREVFAEPLLVTAVSAVCTALVFFSIVKFVLKRALPEALMSSMAASLANSANLGIPIAVYVLGDASYVAPLLIFQLAFFTPIFLMILDASTSSHRTTPWGFILMILRNPMIVGSGLGLLVAGTGWEVPPLLLEPIHLIGGAAIPAMLIAFGMSLNGSRPLQAAAGRRVDTLLASAFKLVVQPAIAYIFARFVLGIEGPALFAAVVVASLPTAQNVFVAASRYQTGLTVAKDTVLITTVVAVPAMIGVALLLN is encoded by the coding sequence TTGGTAGGCGTGCTGCAGGGCTTCTTTGTTGTCTGGTTCATCATCATGGTGGGCTGGTTCGTCGGCCGCCGGCGGATCCTGGGCGACAATGCCCGCCAGGTCCTCAGTGGCCTGACCTTCTTTGTGGCCAGCCCTGCCCTGCTCTTCGAGACCCTCAGCAAGGCGCAGCTGCGGGAAGTCTTCGCGGAACCGTTGCTGGTCACGGCGGTGTCCGCCGTCTGCACCGCCCTTGTCTTCTTCAGCATCGTGAAGTTCGTCCTGAAACGCGCGCTGCCGGAAGCCCTGATGTCCTCGATGGCCGCGTCCCTGGCCAACTCCGCGAACCTTGGCATCCCCATCGCGGTCTACGTCCTGGGCGACGCCAGTTACGTGGCGCCGCTGCTGATCTTCCAGCTGGCGTTCTTCACGCCGATTTTCCTGATGATCCTGGATGCCAGCACCAGCTCACACCGCACCACGCCCTGGGGATTCATTCTTATGATCCTGCGGAACCCGATGATTGTTGGCTCCGGCCTGGGCCTGCTGGTTGCAGGGACCGGTTGGGAGGTTCCGCCGCTGCTCCTGGAGCCGATCCACCTCATTGGCGGCGCCGCGATTCCGGCCATGCTGATCGCCTTCGGCATGAGCCTGAACGGCAGCCGGCCATTGCAGGCCGCCGCCGGCAGACGGGTGGACACTCTCCTGGCCAGTGCCTTCAAACTGGTGGTCCAGCCGGCCATCGCCTATATTTTTGCCCGCTTTGTCCTGGGCATCGAAGGCCCGGCCTTGTTCGCGGCCGTCGTGGTGGCGTCCCTCCCCACCGCGCAGAACGTTTTTGTTGCCGCCAGCCGCTACCAGACCGGCCTCACCGTGGCCAAGGACACCGTCCTGATCACCACGGTGGTGGCAGTACCCGCCATGATCGGCGTCGCGCTGCTGCTGAACTGA
- the panD gene encoding aspartate 1-decarboxylase yields the protein MNRTMFKSKIHRATVTHADLHYVGSVTVDLDLLDAADILPGELVAIVDVTNGARLETYTIAGERGSGVIGINGAAAHLMHENDIVILITYAQMTTEEAKAYNPKVIHVDKDNKIVRIGNDPAEGLTPGLMRPPFALNNAAL from the coding sequence ATGAATCGCACAATGTTCAAGTCCAAAATCCACCGGGCCACCGTCACGCATGCCGACCTGCACTACGTAGGATCGGTCACCGTTGACCTGGACCTGCTGGATGCTGCCGACATCCTTCCCGGCGAGCTCGTGGCCATCGTGGACGTGACCAACGGTGCGCGCCTGGAGACCTACACCATCGCCGGCGAGCGCGGCTCGGGAGTCATTGGCATCAACGGGGCAGCCGCGCACCTGATGCATGAGAACGACATTGTCATCCTGATCACCTATGCCCAGATGACCACGGAAGAGGCCAAGGCCTACAACCCGAAGGTTATCCATGTGGATAAGGACAACAAGATTGTCCGGATCGGAAACGATCCCGCCGAGGGCCTCACGCCGGGCCTGATGCGCCCGCCGTTCGCCCTTAACAACGCCGCCCTGTAG
- a CDS encoding LysR substrate-binding domain-containing protein encodes MLDVRRLRLLRELKIRGTLAEVAEALQYSPSSVSQQLALLEKEVGVELLRKTGRRVQLTPQAEVLVAHTAQLLETMEQAEADLAASLTTVTGTVRIAVFQSAALALMPDTLSRMTAEYPEVRIEMIQREPETALHETWARDFDLVIAEQYPGHAAPRYPELDRIKLTTDAIRLAVPPAAPGRPPITSLEDTAALPWVMEPRGAASRHWAEQACRSAGFEPDVRFETADLQAQIRLIESGNAVALMPDLVWTGRGTTAQLLDLPGNPHRTVFTSVRRSSAQRPAILAARETLAATATSVARTDDGGASG; translated from the coding sequence ATGCTCGATGTCCGGCGCCTGCGGCTTCTCCGCGAACTGAAGATCCGGGGCACCCTGGCGGAGGTGGCGGAGGCACTGCAGTACAGCCCGTCGTCGGTCTCCCAGCAGCTTGCCCTGCTGGAAAAGGAAGTGGGCGTGGAGCTGCTCCGGAAGACGGGGCGGCGCGTGCAGCTGACGCCCCAGGCCGAAGTCCTGGTGGCCCACACCGCCCAGCTGCTCGAAACCATGGAGCAGGCGGAAGCAGACCTGGCGGCGTCGCTGACCACTGTCACGGGAACCGTCCGGATTGCGGTGTTCCAGTCCGCGGCCCTGGCGCTGATGCCGGACACGCTCTCGCGGATGACGGCGGAGTACCCGGAGGTCCGGATCGAAATGATCCAGCGCGAACCCGAAACGGCACTTCACGAGACGTGGGCGCGCGATTTTGACCTGGTCATCGCCGAACAGTATCCGGGCCACGCCGCCCCGCGTTACCCGGAGCTGGACCGCATCAAGCTGACCACTGATGCGATCCGGCTGGCCGTTCCGCCGGCCGCTCCCGGCCGGCCGCCCATCACGTCGCTGGAAGATACCGCCGCGCTGCCCTGGGTTATGGAGCCCCGCGGCGCGGCCTCCCGGCACTGGGCGGAGCAGGCCTGCCGGAGTGCCGGGTTCGAACCCGATGTGCGCTTCGAAACTGCCGATCTCCAGGCGCAGATCAGGCTGATCGAGTCCGGAAATGCCGTGGCGCTGATGCCGGACCTCGTCTGGACCGGCCGCGGCACCACCGCCCAGCTGCTGGACCTGCCGGGCAACCCGCACCGCACCGTGTTCACATCGGTGCGCCGCTCCAGCGCGCAGCGGCCGGCCATCCTCGCCGCCCGCGAGACGCTGGCCGCCACCGCCACCTCAGTGGCAAGGACGGACGACGGCGGCGCATCCGGTTAG
- a CDS encoding amino acid permease, translated as MSTRDMSQSIMRRKPIDDIEEENKHSGLFKSLGLWQLTAIGVGGIIGVGIFSLAGLVAAGSEDTPGVGPAVLISFLVAGLASAAAALSYAEFAGMIPRAGSAYTYGYVALGEVIGWFIGWDLLLEYIAIVAVVAIGISGYFDAFLSGIGVNMPVWMTSTPDEGKGGIVNIPAIVVCLLVTWILSRGTKAFGRFELVAVAIKVILILFIIGLGVFYIDTNNYNPFMPSGFGPVLAGAATVFFAVFGYDAMSTAAEEATDGKKHMPKAIILSLIIAMLLYVAATLVLTGMQNYKDIDPTAGFASAFTGVGLPVIATIISVFAVLSILTVMLTFLLGVTRVWFSMSRDGLLPGWFAKTDRHGTPQRVTWIAGVASALLAGVFPIKAVADLTNIGILAAFVVVCFAVIVFRYKKPDAPRTFRLPLMPVIPAFGVLASAFLMFQLHWETWARFGVWLVIGLAIYFFYGRKHSLMNPDSPRHEEIVEMHRPIG; from the coding sequence ATGAGCACAAGAGATATGTCCCAGTCGATTATGCGGCGCAAGCCCATCGACGATATCGAAGAAGAAAACAAGCACAGCGGGCTGTTCAAGTCCCTCGGGCTCTGGCAGCTCACTGCCATTGGTGTCGGCGGCATCATCGGCGTTGGAATTTTCTCCCTCGCCGGGTTGGTCGCGGCCGGAAGCGAAGATACTCCCGGAGTGGGGCCCGCGGTGCTGATCTCGTTCCTTGTTGCTGGTCTCGCATCCGCCGCGGCTGCCCTGTCCTACGCCGAGTTTGCAGGCATGATTCCGCGCGCCGGGTCCGCCTACACCTACGGCTACGTTGCCCTGGGCGAAGTGATCGGCTGGTTCATCGGCTGGGACCTGCTGCTCGAATACATTGCCATTGTGGCCGTGGTGGCCATTGGCATTTCGGGGTACTTCGACGCCTTCCTGTCAGGTATCGGCGTTAACATGCCTGTCTGGATGACGTCCACGCCGGATGAGGGCAAGGGCGGCATCGTCAACATTCCCGCCATCGTGGTCTGCCTCCTGGTGACCTGGATCCTGTCCCGCGGCACCAAGGCATTCGGCCGGTTTGAACTCGTAGCCGTGGCCATCAAGGTCATCCTGATCCTGTTCATTATCGGCCTCGGCGTTTTCTACATCGACACCAACAACTACAACCCGTTTATGCCCAGCGGCTTTGGGCCCGTCCTGGCCGGTGCCGCGACCGTCTTCTTCGCGGTGTTCGGGTACGACGCCATGAGTACCGCGGCGGAAGAGGCAACCGACGGCAAGAAGCACATGCCGAAGGCCATCATCCTTTCGCTGATCATCGCCATGCTGCTCTACGTCGCTGCCACCCTCGTCCTGACCGGCATGCAGAACTACAAGGACATCGACCCCACGGCCGGCTTCGCTTCCGCCTTCACCGGCGTGGGTCTGCCCGTCATCGCCACCATCATTTCGGTCTTCGCCGTCCTGTCCATCCTCACGGTGATGCTGACCTTCCTCCTGGGCGTCACGCGTGTCTGGTTCTCCATGAGCCGCGATGGCCTGCTGCCAGGCTGGTTCGCCAAGACGGACCGGCACGGAACCCCGCAGCGCGTCACCTGGATTGCCGGCGTCGCCTCCGCCCTGCTGGCCGGCGTGTTCCCCATCAAGGCCGTCGCGGACCTCACGAACATTGGCATCCTGGCCGCGTTCGTCGTCGTCTGCTTCGCCGTGATCGTGTTCCGCTACAAGAAGCCGGACGCCCCGCGCACCTTCCGCCTGCCGCTGATGCCCGTTATTCCGGCCTTCGGTGTGCTGGCGTCCGCCTTCCTCATGTTCCAGCTGCACTGGGAGACCTGGGCGCGGTTCGGTGTCTGGCTCGTCATCGGCCTGGCCATCTACTTCTTCTACGGCCGCAAGCACTCCCTGATGAACCCGGACAGCCCACGCCACGAAGAGATTGTGGAGATGCACCGCCCCATCGGCTGA
- a CDS encoding helix-turn-helix domain-containing protein → MSRLAKSYSFEFKLALVERFLAGESGPALAVEAGLASRELLQKWVRAYRLEGEDGLRPKPKGRPRKPDSPPPAELPELERLRRENERLRAEVAYLGKLRALREQGRR, encoded by the coding sequence GTGAGCAGGCTGGCGAAGTCGTACTCTTTCGAGTTCAAGCTGGCCTTGGTGGAGCGGTTCCTCGCGGGTGAGTCCGGCCCGGCTCTGGCAGTGGAGGCGGGTTTGGCCTCGCGTGAGCTGCTGCAGAAGTGGGTCCGGGCGTATCGGCTGGAGGGCGAGGACGGGTTGCGGCCAAAGCCCAAAGGCAGACCGCGGAAACCCGATTCCCCGCCACCCGCGGAGCTGCCCGAGCTTGAGCGGTTGCGGCGGGAGAACGAGCGGCTGCGCGCTGAGGTGGCGTACCTGGGAAAACTGCGGGCCTTGAGGGAACAGGGACGTCGGTAA
- a CDS encoding IS3 family transposase: MDVAGLARSTFFYHQARIQGPDPQEKLKAAVTEIFETNHGRYGHRRIHTELVKQGWTVAKKTVLKLMQALGLACKVRRRKRYNSYQGEQGAVAPNVLNREFEADGPNQKWVTDVTEFSVGDRKLYLSPVMDLFDRQIISYSLGLSPNLALTNDSLREALTCLQPGQQPLVHSDQGFQYRHTSWRTLIEDAGGVQSMSRKGNCYDNAVMENFFGHLKEELFHRVRFLNTDALAAAIEEYIHWYNTKRISTKLKGLSPVQYRAQALAA; this comes from the coding sequence TTGGACGTCGCCGGGCTGGCCAGATCCACGTTCTTCTATCACCAGGCCCGGATCCAGGGGCCCGACCCGCAAGAGAAGCTCAAAGCGGCGGTCACGGAGATCTTCGAAACGAACCATGGCCGGTACGGGCACCGCCGCATCCACACGGAGCTGGTCAAGCAAGGATGGACGGTCGCGAAGAAGACCGTGCTGAAGCTGATGCAGGCACTCGGACTGGCCTGCAAGGTCCGGCGCAGGAAGCGCTACAACTCCTACCAGGGCGAACAGGGCGCGGTAGCGCCCAACGTGCTGAACCGAGAGTTCGAGGCTGACGGACCGAACCAGAAGTGGGTTACCGATGTCACGGAGTTCAGCGTCGGCGACCGGAAGCTTTACCTTTCACCGGTCATGGACCTCTTCGACCGGCAGATCATTTCTTACTCTCTGGGCTTGTCGCCGAACCTGGCGCTCACCAACGATTCCCTGCGTGAGGCCCTGACCTGCCTGCAGCCCGGTCAGCAGCCGCTGGTGCACTCGGACCAGGGTTTCCAATACCGCCACACCTCCTGGCGCACCCTCATCGAGGACGCCGGCGGGGTCCAATCAATGTCCCGCAAGGGCAATTGCTACGACAACGCCGTCATGGAGAACTTCTTCGGTCACCTCAAGGAAGAACTCTTCCACCGCGTCCGATTCCTCAACACCGACGCACTGGCAGCTGCAATCGAGGAATACATCCACTGGTACAACACCAAAAGAATCTCAACAAAGCTCAAGGGCCTAAGCCCGGTGCAATACCGTGCCCAGGCCCTCGCAGCTTAG
- a CDS encoding IS110 family transposase gives MLAETQDEDQIIARVAAIDIGKAELVCCVRVPAEGDRRKRLQEVSTHSTMTRSLMELANHLVDLRIERVVMEATSDYWKPVFYLLEAHGLEPWLVNARDVKHLPGRPKTDVLDSVWLCKVAERQMLRPSFVPPAPIRRLRDLTRYRADLVGTRTAEKNRVEKLLEDACIKLSVVASDIFGVSGREMMAALIAGERNPSRLAQLARTRMRGKISELEEAFTGQFDDHHAFLLARMLARIDGIDADIAAVDEQIEGQLAPFAAAAERLDEIPGIGPVAAAAIIAEIGVDMTRFPTAGHLCSWAKFSPGINSSAGKTKGNGSTGHGNRYLARVLGEAAVGASKTHTFLGERHQRIARRRGKKRAIVATGRSILVIIWHLLQDPDARFNDLGPDYFSRRTDPESRKRGHIRQLEALGYTVTLAPAA, from the coding sequence ATGCTGGCTGAAACCCAGGATGAGGATCAGATCATTGCCAGAGTCGCCGCGATCGACATTGGCAAGGCCGAACTCGTGTGTTGTGTCCGGGTCCCCGCGGAAGGGGACCGGAGGAAACGGTTGCAGGAGGTGTCCACGCACTCCACGATGACGCGGTCGTTGATGGAGCTGGCCAACCATCTCGTGGACCTCCGGATCGAGCGGGTCGTGATGGAGGCGACTTCGGACTATTGGAAGCCGGTGTTTTACCTCCTGGAGGCGCACGGGCTCGAGCCGTGGCTGGTCAACGCCCGCGACGTGAAGCATCTGCCGGGCCGGCCGAAGACGGACGTGCTCGATTCCGTGTGGCTGTGCAAGGTCGCCGAGCGGCAGATGCTGCGGCCCAGTTTCGTCCCGCCTGCCCCGATCCGCCGGCTGCGGGACCTGACCCGGTACCGCGCTGATCTGGTCGGAACCCGGACCGCGGAGAAGAACCGGGTCGAAAAACTCCTCGAGGACGCGTGCATCAAGCTCTCCGTCGTCGCTTCGGATATTTTCGGGGTGTCCGGGCGGGAAATGATGGCGGCGCTCATCGCCGGCGAACGGAACCCGAGTAGGCTCGCGCAGCTGGCCCGGACCCGGATGCGGGGGAAGATCAGCGAACTTGAGGAGGCCTTCACCGGCCAATTTGATGACCACCACGCCTTCCTGCTGGCCCGGATGCTGGCAAGGATCGACGGCATCGATGCCGATATCGCCGCGGTCGATGAACAGATCGAGGGGCAGTTGGCCCCTTTCGCGGCGGCAGCGGAACGCCTGGATGAGATCCCGGGCATCGGCCCCGTCGCTGCTGCCGCTATTATCGCCGAAATCGGGGTAGACATGACCCGGTTCCCGACCGCGGGGCACCTGTGTTCCTGGGCGAAGTTCTCCCCGGGCATCAACTCCTCCGCGGGGAAGACCAAGGGAAACGGCTCGACCGGACACGGCAACCGCTATCTCGCCCGGGTCCTGGGCGAGGCCGCCGTCGGGGCCAGCAAAACTCACACCTTTCTGGGCGAACGCCACCAGAGGATCGCGCGGCGGCGGGGCAAGAAACGCGCTATCGTCGCCACCGGACGTTCCATCCTCGTGATCATCTGGCACCTGCTCCAAGACCCGGACGCCCGGTTCAACGACCTCGGCCCCGACTACTTCAGCCGCCGCACCGACCCCGAGAGCAGAAAACGAGGCCACATCCGCCAGCTCGAAGCCCTCGGCTACACCGTCACCCTCGCACCCGCAGCCTGA